The Hydra vulgaris chromosome 11, alternate assembly HydraT2T_AEP genome contains a region encoding:
- the LOC136086977 gene encoding uncharacterized protein LOC136086977, translated as MKVKVKGVQARFLEMNLKALYVPCANHSLNLFIFNGALSSISAISFFGVLSRLYRLFSSSLPRWEILKSCLAISVKPQSDTRWEIRINCVKPLRFYLKEILEALEKLEEHVLEKRDGATATEVRSLTEYIRTWPFFINHYLSSATSLDILASEINATKAFFYEYRENGFSKARVKASEIAEVLGIEKVFSMVRSRKKKSIYSYECADHTWQPEHQYKANFFLPLIDMSIASLADIDSEDLESELKRLVIVIKEEKYALLKSAYDFLNYIYKEELQETYPNLVIALRIIPTLPVTVAKAERSFSKLKLIKTFHRSTMVDERLPSLAMLPIENEVARTLSYEAL; from the exons AtgaaagtaaaagtaaaaggtGTTCAAGCAAGGTTTCTGGAAATGAATCTTAAGGCCTTATATGTTCCATGTGCTAACCATTCactcaatctttttatttttaatggtgCACTGTCATCCATCAgtgcaatttctttttttggtgTTCTTTCAAGGTTATACAGGCTCTTTTCATCGTCTCTTCCTCGatgggaaattttaaaatcatgctTGGCAATTTCAGTCAAGCCACAATCAGATACCAGATGGGAAATTAGAATAAACTGTGTTAAACCACTTCGCTtctatttaaaagaaatcttaGAGGCACTTGAAAAATTGGAAGAACATGTCTTAGAAAAAAGAGATGGGGCAACAGCCACAGAAGTACGATCGCTGACAGAATATATTAGAACATGGCCTTTTTTTATCAATCATTATTTG TCTTCTGCAACCTCTCTCGACATATTAGCTAGTGAAATAAATGCAACAAAAGCGTTTTTTTATGAGTATCGCGAAAATGGATTTTCTAAAGCACGTGTTAAGGCATCAGAAATCGCAGAAGTATTGGgtattgaaaaggttttttcgATGGTGCGttcacgaaaaaaaaaatcgatttaTTCATACGAGTGTGCTGATCACACTTGGCAACCTGAACATCAGTATAAAGCAAATTTCTTTTTGCCACTAATTGATATGTCAATTGCATCA cTTGCTGATATAGATTCTGAGGATTTAGAATCGGAATTAAAACGTTTGGTGATAGTTATAAAGGAGGAAAAATATGCTCTCCTAAAATCTGCATATGACTTCCTAAACTACATCTACAAAGAAGAGCTGCAAGAAACTTATCCCAATCTAGTTATTGCGTTACGAATCATTCCTACTTTACCAGTTACTGTTGCAAAGGCAGAACGTAGCTTCAGcaagttaaaactaattaaaacatttcataG gtcAACAATGGTCGATGAACGTTTGCCTTCCTTAGCAATGCTGCCTATTGAGAACGAGGTTGCACGAACATTAAGTTATGAAGCACTGTAA